The following are from one region of the Halolamina litorea genome:
- a CDS encoding UPF0179 family protein: MSTVTLVGARLAEPGEEFVYQSESSACEGCPYRSQCLNLTEGTRYRVTDVRENTQVLDCAVHDVGVRAVEVEPAPVPANVPSKSAYSGSKAKLAGECPHTECPSHPFCVPLGADFDAEYQIQEVVGDPPHETCKLDRDLTKVELAPTE; encoded by the coding sequence ATGTCTACCGTCACCCTCGTCGGCGCTCGCCTCGCCGAACCCGGCGAGGAGTTCGTCTACCAGAGCGAATCGTCGGCCTGTGAGGGCTGCCCGTACCGGAGCCAGTGTCTGAACCTCACCGAGGGGACCCGCTACCGGGTCACCGACGTCCGGGAGAACACCCAAGTGCTCGACTGTGCGGTCCACGACGTGGGCGTCCGCGCCGTCGAGGTCGAACCGGCACCGGTGCCCGCGAACGTCCCCTCGAAGTCCGCCTACTCCGGCAGCAAAGCCAAACTCGCGGGCGAGTGTCCTCATACGGAGTGCCCCTCCCACCCGTTCTGCGTGCCGCTGGGCGCCGACTTCGACGCCGAGTACCAGATCCAGGAAGTCGTCGGCGACCCGCCCCACGAGACCTGCAAACTCGACCGGGACCTGACGAAGGTGGAGTTGGCACCGACGGAGTGA
- a CDS encoding substrate-binding domain-containing protein, which yields MSKDAGGDTIVSRRQFIAASGAVGAAGLAGCSGGSGTDTEAGNEGGSDDTDSGSSGDDGGDSSPTMLTAEGSSTVYPIANTGASYWASNAPPSDGEYWGSNDENTVPGWDEIDTDMRLADYFASRYGFEPTEKQANPPFAASIGLSHSGTGCESVRDGLVDIGNSSGPITAELGISESEAKEQFVDHVVGRDGQPVVVSSDIYDAGVEQLTGEEVRGIYQGDITNWSEVGGPDQEIYAIGRAEGSGTDTAFRLNMLGSADASMDGVDTRFGQNQQVAQAVQQNEGAIAYMALAFTGNGVLPIGINFEGTLYEPDRDAENTIFDSAYPLNRDLHQYTLITDDEPNGTDMREAAFINMFLTTFGQTVFVESNNYIPLPTKDIENEKSKLPDQA from the coding sequence ATGTCCAAGGACGCAGGCGGAGACACGATCGTATCGCGGCGACAGTTCATCGCGGCTTCGGGCGCCGTCGGCGCCGCGGGGCTCGCGGGCTGTTCGGGCGGGAGCGGGACCGACACCGAGGCGGGAAACGAGGGCGGTTCCGACGACACCGACTCCGGCAGCTCCGGCGACGACGGCGGTGACTCCTCGCCGACGATGCTGACCGCCGAGGGGTCGTCGACGGTCTACCCGATCGCCAACACCGGCGCCTCCTACTGGGCCTCGAACGCGCCGCCCAGCGACGGCGAGTACTGGGGCTCCAACGACGAGAACACCGTCCCCGGCTGGGACGAGATCGACACGGACATGCGACTCGCCGACTACTTCGCCAGCCGCTACGGCTTCGAGCCGACCGAGAAGCAGGCGAACCCGCCCTTCGCGGCCAGCATCGGCCTGAGCCACTCCGGGACCGGCTGTGAGTCGGTCCGGGACGGGCTCGTCGACATCGGGAACTCCTCGGGCCCGATCACGGCCGAACTCGGCATCAGCGAGTCCGAGGCCAAAGAGCAGTTCGTCGACCACGTCGTCGGCCGCGACGGCCAGCCGGTCGTCGTCAGCAGCGACATCTACGACGCCGGCGTCGAACAGCTGACCGGTGAGGAGGTCCGCGGCATCTACCAGGGCGACATCACCAACTGGAGCGAGGTCGGTGGCCCCGACCAGGAGATCTACGCCATCGGCCGCGCCGAGGGCTCGGGTACCGACACCGCGTTCCGCCTGAACATGCTCGGGAGCGCCGACGCCTCGATGGACGGCGTCGACACCCGCTTCGGCCAGAACCAGCAGGTCGCACAGGCCGTCCAGCAGAACGAGGGGGCCATCGCCTACATGGCGCTCGCGTTCACGGGCAACGGCGTGCTCCCGATCGGGATCAACTTCGAGGGGACGCTCTACGAGCCCGACCGCGACGCCGAGAACACCATCTTCGACAGCGCCTACCCGCTGAACCGCGACCTCCACCAGTACACGCTGATCACCGACGACGAGCCCAACGGCACGGACATGCGGGAGGCCGCGTTCATCAACATGTTCCTGACGACGTTCGGCCAGACCGTCTTCGTCGAGTCGAACAACTACATCCCGCTGCCGACCAAGGACATCGAGAACGAGAAGTCGAAGCTGCCCGACCAGGCCTGA
- the pstC gene encoding phosphate ABC transporter permease subunit PstC, which translates to MAHLLDRSRTELTRLSRRWREFVATTPADALLAVAVIALGLLAGLAGFLLVSPLTAVPLVAAGVATGYGWWRYEALTAKTLALTATVLTVLVLLLIAVFIIAEAIPVINYATVEAFGIPIPGLRLLTETVWSPVSQPNRFSMVPLIHGTVLVTLIATAVAAPLGIAAALFVSEIAPPTVREFVKPGIEILAGIPSIVYGFIGFTVLSPWASDQFRIVGQGTYLFVGIVVGLMALPTVVSVAEDAIDAVPESMKQGSLAMGTTDWQTMTSITLPAAFSGVSAAVLLGVGRAIGETMAATVMLRGVPRLTEPLFNVFYGQETLTSLIAARYGDADGLQMSALFVAGAILFVTVLALSITSQYIEARMKRQLGGEE; encoded by the coding sequence ATGGCACACCTGCTCGACAGAAGCCGAACCGAACTGACGCGGCTGTCCCGGCGCTGGCGGGAGTTCGTCGCCACGACGCCGGCCGACGCGCTGTTGGCCGTCGCCGTCATCGCTTTGGGGCTCCTCGCGGGGCTCGCCGGGTTCCTGCTGGTCTCCCCGCTGACGGCGGTCCCGCTGGTCGCCGCGGGCGTCGCCACCGGCTACGGCTGGTGGCGCTACGAGGCGCTCACCGCGAAGACGCTGGCCCTGACCGCGACGGTCCTCACGGTGCTGGTGTTGTTGCTGATCGCGGTGTTCATCATCGCCGAGGCGATCCCGGTGATCAACTACGCCACCGTCGAGGCGTTCGGGATCCCGATCCCGGGACTGCGACTCCTCACCGAGACCGTCTGGTCGCCGGTGTCACAGCCGAACCGCTTCTCGATGGTGCCGCTGATCCACGGTACCGTGCTGGTGACGCTGATCGCGACCGCGGTCGCGGCGCCGCTGGGCATCGCCGCCGCGCTGTTCGTCTCCGAGATCGCGCCGCCGACGGTCCGTGAGTTCGTCAAGCCGGGCATCGAGATCCTCGCGGGGATCCCCTCGATCGTCTACGGCTTCATCGGCTTCACGGTCCTCAGCCCGTGGGCCTCCGACCAGTTCCGCATCGTCGGGCAGGGAACGTACCTGTTCGTCGGCATCGTCGTCGGCCTGATGGCGCTACCGACGGTCGTCTCCGTCGCCGAGGACGCCATCGACGCCGTCCCGGAGTCCATGAAGCAGGGCTCGCTCGCGATGGGGACGACCGACTGGCAGACCATGACCTCGATCACCCTCCCCGCGGCGTTCTCCGGCGTCTCCGCGGCCGTCCTGCTCGGTGTGGGCCGGGCGATCGGCGAGACGATGGCCGCGACGGTGATGCTCCGGGGAGTCCCCCGGCTCACCGAGCCGCTGTTCAACGTCTTCTACGGACAGGAGACGCTGACCTCGCTGATCGCGGCCCGCTACGGCGACGCCGACGGCCTCCAGATGAGCGCCCTGTTCGTCGCCGGCGCGATCCTGTTCGTGACGGTGCTCGCGCTCTCGATCACCTCACAGTACATCGAGGCCCGCATGAAGCGACAGCTCGGGGGTGAGGAGTGA
- the pstA gene encoding phosphate ABC transporter permease PstA, whose translation MAGATQPSLSVDTTDRTRTFAGVTVALCTLLFVAALAALFGQISLTDPIAGVPALTVIGSTLLLVGGAVVGLGVASRTGYTVTDPRPSAGVTVGLLLGAVGATVGGVLGGVVLGLSGASVFAVTLLTGFACLAATVLPRGDVGTTLAPGVLTALVGLVFLSGIIGPEWAWSLGWEQQASLTAGIIVPTATLTCALLGGWAAAVASRGFGARGRHAGAYLLVYLNASAIIGVLLVLVAFVVYKGLPGLFRGAAVGLGVGPDVFGVALPVDVPFAMNGVALMNDVNGVLPAIVGTIWLVVGAVLLAVPLGVGAAVFLTEYAPQGRFTQVVEVATNGLWSTPSIVFGLFGFAFLVPRFGNQKSLLAGAITLGFMLLPLVIITSREAMLSVPDEYRDASAALGVSKWQTIRSVVLPAAAPGVVTGVILGVGRIAGETAPILLTMAGGVFVPGSQTVDVIGGFQFTAAPPFVSNPELLQATSALPYQLYALITAGVGASGNVGDADAFRWATALVLLVVVLSFYAIGIAARQYFRRKIQR comes from the coding sequence ATGGCGGGCGCGACCCAGCCGTCACTCAGCGTCGACACGACCGACCGCACCCGCACGTTCGCCGGCGTCACCGTTGCCCTCTGTACGCTGCTGTTCGTCGCGGCGCTGGCCGCGCTGTTCGGCCAGATCAGCCTGACCGACCCCATCGCGGGCGTCCCTGCCCTGACGGTCATCGGCAGCACGCTCCTGCTGGTCGGCGGCGCGGTCGTCGGGCTGGGAGTCGCCTCCCGGACCGGCTACACCGTGACCGACCCGCGGCCGAGCGCCGGCGTGACCGTCGGACTCCTACTCGGCGCCGTCGGCGCGACCGTCGGCGGCGTCCTCGGGGGCGTCGTGCTCGGCCTCTCGGGGGCCTCCGTCTTCGCCGTCACGCTCCTGACGGGGTTCGCGTGCCTCGCGGCGACGGTGCTCCCGCGCGGCGACGTCGGGACGACGCTCGCTCCCGGCGTACTGACCGCGCTGGTCGGGCTGGTGTTCCTCTCCGGAATCATCGGGCCCGAGTGGGCGTGGTCGCTCGGCTGGGAGCAACAGGCCTCGCTCACCGCGGGCATCATCGTCCCGACGGCGACGCTGACCTGTGCCCTGCTCGGCGGCTGGGCCGCCGCAGTCGCCTCCCGCGGCTTCGGCGCCCGCGGCCGCCACGCCGGCGCCTACCTGCTCGTCTATCTCAACGCCAGCGCCATCATCGGCGTGCTGCTGGTCCTGGTCGCCTTCGTCGTCTACAAGGGGCTTCCCGGGCTGTTCCGTGGCGCCGCCGTCGGCCTCGGCGTCGGCCCTGACGTCTTCGGCGTGGCGCTGCCGGTCGACGTCCCCTTCGCGATGAACGGCGTCGCGCTGATGAACGACGTCAACGGCGTGCTCCCGGCCATCGTCGGCACGATCTGGCTGGTCGTCGGTGCGGTGCTGCTGGCGGTCCCCCTCGGCGTCGGTGCCGCGGTGTTCCTCACCGAATACGCGCCGCAGGGCCGGTTCACGCAGGTCGTCGAGGTCGCCACGAACGGCCTCTGGAGCACCCCCAGCATCGTCTTCGGCCTGTTCGGCTTCGCCTTCCTCGTGCCGCGCTTTGGCAACCAGAAGTCGCTGCTCGCCGGTGCGATCACGCTCGGGTTCATGCTGCTGCCGCTGGTGATCATCACCAGCCGCGAGGCGATGCTCTCGGTGCCCGACGAGTACCGCGACGCCAGCGCGGCGCTCGGCGTTTCGAAGTGGCAGACGATCCGCAGCGTCGTCCTCCCGGCGGCCGCGCCGGGCGTCGTCACGGGCGTCATCCTCGGCGTCGGCCGGATCGCCGGCGAGACGGCCCCGATCCTGCTGACGATGGCTGGCGGGGTGTTCGTCCCCGGCAGCCAGACCGTCGACGTGATCGGCGGCTTCCAGTTCACCGCCGCCCCGCCGTTCGTCTCGAACCCAGAACTGCTGCAGGCGACCTCGGCGCTGCCCTACCAGCTCTATGCCCTGATCACTGCCGGCGTGGGCGCCTCGGGCAACGTCGGCGACGCCGACGCCTTCCGCTGGGCGACCGCGCTGGTGTTGCTGGTGGTCGTCCTCAGCTTCTACGCGATCGGTATCGCCGCGCGACAGTACTTCCGACGGAAGATTCAGCGATGA
- the pstB gene encoding phosphate ABC transporter ATP-binding protein PstB, translated as MSKSTQTTDDSIDAAADAGTDPASPSTTAAGETEEQVQESWRDYAFEGEPKLSVSDLDVFYGDDHALDGVSMEIPENSVTALIGPSGCGKSTFLRCLNRMNDRIRVARVDGSVRLDGEEIYDDDTDLVSLRKRIGMVFQQPNPFPKSIRDNVSYGPRKHGDLDTGLLARLLGRDDTEEEAELVERALRQAALWEEVSGRLDDNALGLSGGQQQRLCIARALTTDPDVLLMDEPASALDPVATAKIEDLIDDLREQYTVVVVTHNMQQAARISDQTAVFLTGGELVEYGATDQVFEDPKSQRVEDYISGKFG; from the coding sequence ATGAGTAAGTCAACACAGACCACCGACGACAGCATCGACGCCGCGGCCGACGCCGGGACCGACCCGGCCTCGCCGTCGACGACGGCCGCCGGCGAGACCGAAGAACAGGTCCAGGAGTCGTGGCGCGACTACGCCTTCGAGGGCGAGCCCAAACTCAGCGTCTCGGACTTGGACGTGTTCTACGGCGACGACCACGCGCTGGACGGCGTCTCGATGGAGATCCCCGAGAACAGCGTCACCGCGCTGATCGGCCCCTCCGGTTGTGGGAAGTCGACGTTCCTCCGGTGTCTGAACCGGATGAACGACCGAATCCGCGTCGCCCGCGTCGACGGCTCGGTCCGACTCGACGGCGAGGAGATCTACGACGACGACACGGACCTCGTCTCGCTGCGCAAGCGCATCGGGATGGTGTTCCAGCAGCCCAACCCCTTCCCGAAGTCGATCCGGGACAACGTCTCCTACGGCCCGCGCAAGCACGGCGACCTCGACACCGGCCTGCTCGCGCGGCTGCTCGGCCGCGACGACACCGAGGAGGAGGCCGAACTGGTCGAGCGCGCGCTCCGGCAGGCCGCCCTCTGGGAGGAGGTCTCGGGGCGACTCGACGACAACGCCCTCGGCCTCTCGGGCGGGCAACAGCAGCGACTCTGCATCGCTCGGGCGCTCACCACCGACCCCGACGTGCTGCTCATGGACGAGCCCGCGTCGGCGCTCGACCCGGTGGCGACCGCGAAGATCGAGGATCTGATCGACGACCTCCGGGAGCAGTACACCGTGGTCGTCGTCACCCACAACATGCAGCAGGCAGCCCGCATCTCCGACCAGACCGCCGTCTTCCTCACCGGCGGCGAACTCGTCGAGTACGGCGCCACCGATCAGGTGTTCGAGGACCCGAAGAGCCAGCGCGTCGAGGACTACATCAGCGGGAAGTTCGGGTGA
- a CDS encoding AbrB/MazE/SpoVT family DNA-binding domain-containing protein, whose translation METRKLQRVGGGTITVSLPKEWADRHGLDAGDTVDVHGHVEDVLTIQPDGLPAEDGVSPTVRVVDDCTPESLRRTLQAAYAAGAASVTFRAENTLREDQRRAVESTARARSGLTVDAASAEALTVRCLLDPAELSIQQSVRQLQFVALSSVRRAAEAIRAGEEGVTVEDGQPDRIRAAVERSFRRGLTRLDELDTLGVDRTTLFELRETARSLATVAEAAEDLAAAAGAEGAATLTDSVSLAVEVVEDAVAVVLDDGPAREAHRALAAREALADELGRVEDSLGDRVDPRLIRAIDAVDTVAAAGATIAREGLGSAVRNGTVDGSVPAVTDAAERVPDREDADS comes from the coding sequence GTGGAGACGCGTAAACTCCAGCGCGTCGGTGGGGGGACGATCACCGTCTCGCTCCCGAAGGAGTGGGCCGACCGCCACGGCCTCGACGCCGGCGACACCGTCGACGTGCACGGCCACGTCGAGGACGTGCTGACGATCCAGCCCGACGGGCTCCCCGCCGAGGACGGCGTGTCGCCGACGGTCCGCGTCGTCGACGACTGCACGCCCGAGAGCCTGCGCCGGACGCTTCAGGCCGCCTACGCTGCTGGCGCAGCCAGCGTCACGTTCCGGGCCGAGAACACGCTCCGGGAGGACCAGCGTCGCGCCGTCGAGTCCACGGCCCGGGCCCGATCTGGTCTCACCGTGGACGCGGCGAGCGCGGAGGCACTGACCGTCCGCTGCCTGCTCGACCCGGCCGAACTCTCGATCCAACAGTCGGTCCGACAGCTACAGTTCGTCGCCCTCTCCTCGGTCCGGCGTGCGGCTGAGGCGATCCGGGCGGGCGAGGAGGGCGTCACCGTCGAGGACGGCCAACCCGACCGCATCCGGGCGGCCGTCGAGCGGTCGTTCCGGCGGGGGCTGACCCGCCTCGACGAACTCGACACGCTGGGGGTCGACCGAACGACGCTGTTCGAGCTCCGGGAGACCGCCCGCTCGCTCGCGACGGTCGCCGAGGCAGCCGAGGATCTCGCTGCGGCGGCGGGGGCCGAGGGGGCGGCCACGCTCACGGACTCGGTCAGCTTGGCCGTCGAGGTCGTCGAGGACGCCGTCGCCGTCGTGCTCGACGACGGGCCGGCACGGGAGGCCCACCGCGCGCTGGCTGCTCGCGAGGCGCTCGCCGACGAACTCGGACGGGTCGAGGACTCGCTGGGTGACCGGGTCGATCCGCGACTGATCCGTGCTATCGACGCCGTCGACACGGTCGCGGCTGCCGGGGCGACTATCGCACGAGAAGGGCTGGGAAGCGCGGTCAGAAACGGAACCGTTGACGGCTCGGTCCCGGCCGTCACCGACGCCGCCGAGCGAGTGCCGGATCGGGAAGACGCCGACTCGTAG